From the Candidatus Bathyarchaeota archaeon A05DMB-5 genome, the window TCTTCATAATATGATATAAATATGCCTTAAATATGTTCGTTCTTTTATATTTAAGCATTCTTTATGACCTGTTTCAGATTTCTGTAAATTCCAGCAGTTGGCAACCTCTATGTTTTTATTTCTTGTTAAAGCATTTAATGTATCGCGATGAAGTGGCATGCGCGTTTTCGTTAAGAGTTTCGGGTGCTCAACAAATTTAGCGGACGGTGAGGTTTTGGCGGGTTGTTTAGCGGAAGCTGGTTATGCGTTGGTGAGCGATTTCTCAGAGGCAGATATCATTGTCTATAACACTTGCGCTGTTAAAGGACCCACGGAAAGCCGCATGATTGAAATGCTAAGAAGAGTCCCGAAAAGCAAGAAGCTGATTGTTGCTGGATGCTTGCCATTAATTAATTTTGAACGGTTATGCAGAGAAGTACCTTTTGACGGGGTCGTCGGACCAGCAGCAGGCAACGCAATCGTTAAGGTTGTTAAGCAAGTTTCAAATGGTAAAAGAACCGTTTTCTTGGAAGATGCGTTGAAGGCTAAACCAAGCTTGAATCTTCCATGTGTACGAATTAATCCGGTCATAGGCATCATCCCAGTAAACTATGGCTGTTTAGGTTCATGCGCTTATTGTTGTGTGGTTTTTGCAAGAGGACGCTTAAGGAGTTATAGTGTTCAAGAGGTTGTTGAAAGAGTGAAAAGAGACCTCGCCAGTGGAGTTAGAGAGTTTTGGCTTACTTCGCAGGATACGGCTTGTTATGGAAGAGACATTGGCACGAATCTTGCAGAACTTCTTGAAGCCTTATGCACTGTTGAGGGAGACTTTAAAATTCGCGTGGGCATGATGACCCCCAACCTGGCAATGGACATGCTAGAAGATTTAATTCGCGCTTTCAAAAACGAGAAAGTCTACAAGTTTGCTCATATACCAGTACAAAGCGGCGACGACCAAATCCTTAAGCGCATGCGAAGATTCTATTCAATCGAAGAGTTCAAGAAAATTGTAAACGCTTTCCGTGCAAGTTTTCCACAGATGACTGTAGCTACTGATGTGATTTGTGGTTTTCCAGGCGAAAGCGGAGAAGCTTTTGAGAAGACCTTGCAGTTAATTGAAGAGGTTAAGCCTGACATCGTGAATGTTTCAAAGTTTTTTGTAAGACCCAGAACGGTGGCGGCTGAAATGCAAGCGGATTTTGTGTCTTTGGGGGAGATTAAACGCAGAAGTAGCGAAGCAGCTAAGGTAGCGAGAAAAGTTGCTTTTGAGAAAAATCAGCGCTGGGTTGGCTGGGAGGGCGAAATTCTGGTTAATGAGATGGGTAAGGTTGCTGGTTCTTGGGTGGGACGTAATTTTGCATACAAACCCGTTGCCGTAAAAGGCAATGGCAATCTGCTCGGAAAGAACTTGCGCGTTAAAGTTGTGAGAGCTTTTTCAACGCACTTGGAAGGCGAAATTTTTGAATAAATTATTTATGTAAATACTACTCTTATTGTGTTTTTAGGAGATGCGATGCTTGAGTGAAGAAGAGGTTGTTGAGGTTGGGCGTGTAACTCATTTCTTCCCAAAAATCAGCGTGGCGGTTATTGAGCTTACTAAACCCTTGTCTGTTGGCGATACCATACTCATTAAGGGACCTACAACAGATTTCGAGCAAGTTGTGGAGTCCATGCAGATTGAACATAAAAACGTTCAGCAAGCCAAAGCAGGACAGAGTATAGGCTTGAAGGTTGCAGAGCGAGTCAGAGAAAAAGACATGGTATACAAGAAACTTTAGCATTTCTCCTCTTATTTTTCCATTCATTAATCTCTCATTCAACAGGTTCTTCCCAATCTGTTTGGCAGCCATTCTCAGGAATTAAGACGATTGTTGTTTCGTTTGGCAATGGCATTAAAGGATTTTCTCTTACGTTTAAAAATGTGGATTTAGCATAGGCGTGAATTGCCACTTGATTATAGAATCTGTTCCTGTGAGGGTTATAGACCATGTGGAGTAAACTTTTGTACTTTTCGATTGGAAACTTGCTTGCTTTCTCTTTTATTTCTAAATCAACAGCCTTAATGACATCGATTATGGAAGCATTATCACCCAAAATAAGCCGAAGACCATCGGGGAAGACTTTGCTGATTTCTCGTTGACGAATGAATATTACAATTGTTTTCATCTGCGCATTATTCTAAGTCGAAAGGCATATTTTTGTATATCGTATTAACTTAATCTCTTGGTTAAAGTTCTTTCATGTAATTTTATTGCAGCAAACATGAATATGGACGCAAAAATCAAAATCATTATGTAATCCAGCATTATTGGATAGTATCCCTTATCCATGATAAATTGTCGGGCTAAGTCTGTGAAATACGTCAAAGGAGAAAAGGAAGCTATAATTCTTCCCCACTCTGGTAGTTGCTCGATTGGTATGAAGACACCACTTATGAATACTAAGGGAAATTTAACTAGAGATGACAACATCATGGATGTAGCTGGAATATCTGTTGGTGGATAAGCTGAGAGAAGAACACTTAAAGCTGAGAAACACAAGTTTGCAGTAACTAATCCTAAAAGCAAAGCTACAAAGTTCAATAGTCCCACGTTGAAAGTCAAGAGGAGAATAAGCGGAAATATAGATATGACGAGCCCAAAAATGAATGACGCTAGCATATCTCCAACTATTATCGTCCAAAAGGCAACAGGACAGCATAAGAGCCTCTCGAGGGTTTTTGACCGGGTTTCCCAAGGCACAATAGAAGGCCCAACAGAAGTTGCTGTAAAAAACGTGGTCATACCGATTATTCCAGGCAAAACTTCTCTTAAAGGTATGTTTCGCCCGATAACGTAAGCCAAAGCCAAAAACAGTGGGAATACAAGCCCGAAAATAATGACTGGCCCTTTTGAATAGTAAATTTTGATGTTCTTTTTCGCTATGACGAAAGAACGCTTAAATTGTTCTGTGAATTGACTTATTTTAAAGCAACCTCCTTTTCTTTAATGAGTTTTATGAAAACGTCCTCCAGCGAGGGCATCATAGTATTTAAGCTCAAAATTCGTATACCTTTTTGTTTGGCGAAATCCGCCAAAAATTCAATCACAGCGGATGGGTTGGCAGTAGAGATTCGTAATTTGTTTCCTGCAAAAAAAGCTTTTTTTACGTTTGGATTTTCTGAAAATATTTGGAGGTCTACTGGTTTATCTAAAATGACCTCAATGTATTGGAGTTCCATACTTTGAATTCTTAAGTTCTCAGGCGTGTCTATAGCCGCTATTCTTCCATGGTTGATTATCGCTATTCTATGGCAAAGCTGGTTTGCTTCTTCCATGTTGTGAGTTGAAAGGAAAACAGTCTTCCCTTCCTTGTTAAACTGTGTAATTTTCTCTCTCAAAACTCTTGCACTTTCAACATCAAGCCCAGAAGTAGGCTCGTCTAGAAAAAGCACCTCTGGGTCGTTTACTAAAGCCATACATAACAAAAGCCTTTGCTTCATTCCTTTCGAGAAGCCTTTAACAAGCTTGTTCTTAACTTCATATAATCCGAATTCTTTCAAAAGTTGAATGGTGTTCTCTTGAATTTTTGATTTTGGAACGCCATAAAGCTTTCCTATTAATGTCAAGTTTTCCCACGCTGAGAGATCTATGTAGGCGTTTGAGACTTCTGGGACGATTCCAATACGTTGTTTGGCTTCGATTGGGTTTTTCAAAATGTCATGATTGGCTACAGATGCTTTTCCCGTATCAGGTTTTATTAGTCCTGTCAAAATTCGGATAGTTGTGGTTTTGCCCGCTCCATTGGGTCCAAGAAATCCGAAAATTTCGCCCTTTTTAACTTCAAAATTTATATGGTCAATTGCGGTTACATCCTCGTAGTGTTTTGTTAGATTCTTAACTTCTATTGCAAAATTCATTGTTTCAACTTCTAATGGGGGTCTTGGATGCCTAACAAAACTAGTCGTTCCTTGCTTTTTATTCCTCGTGGCATATTTGCTGGAACGAAAAGCATCTCACCCGAAGACAAATCAGCTTCTTCATTGCCTACGGTGAACGTTCCGCTGCATTCGAGGATTTGGAAGCAAACAGCGTAAGGTTCAGGGCGTGATGGGATTTCTTGTCCAACATTAAGGCAAATTAACACGAGATTATAATTTTCTGTTTTCATCAAGTCTTTCTTTACACTTTTGCGCTTTTCCATAGTATTTAGTACGCCTTTTTCTGGCGAAAATTCCACAAATTTTTTCAAGTTTATTATTTTCATTTCTTTTTCATTTTCTTTCATAAATATCCACCATTAAAATTAAAGGTAAAAGTGGAAAAGCGGATTTTCAAACAAACTAACGTTTTAGAGCCTCAAGTCGTTTGTTAACTTTTTCCAATCGTTTGGTTAATGCTTCTTTGTATTCTTCAAGCATCTTGACTTCTTCGTTAACATCCATTAGTGGCATGTGATAGCCCATACAGATTCCATGTCCGTGATGTTCATGATGATGCCCTGGTCTACAACAACTTTCTCCACACATTCACTTTTCACCTCCCTTTTCCTTCGCAAAATGTTCTTTATAAAAACGTGCTAGGTCGTCGAAAAGCAGTTTTCTCTGCACAATTGATTTAAGTCCCATTCTAAGAGCTTCCACGCCGTTTTTGGTTACTTTGTAAACGCGTTTGTCTGGACCGCCTTCGGTTTTCTCCCATTTGGATTCAAGCAAGCCTCTCTCTTCCATTCTTCTCAGAAGCGTATAGATAGAGCCCGGTTCGAGTTTGTGACATCCGCAGCTTCTTTCTTCGATTTCTTCTAGGAGCTGGTAGCCGTGCATTGGTTTTTCATAGAGTATTCTTAGCATTAGGAATTGTATCCAGCCTCGCTCTGGATAGTCATGTCGACAATGGCATCGGTTGGAACCACACATTGTTTTTGCCTCTTTTTCGTTCGGATAATGTATGTAACAGTGTTACATATATAAGTGTTACTCTCAACAACACGTGTGGTCAAGGTAAATCATCCAAAAGATTCTTTAATAATCGGCACTTGTAGAATAAGTAGACTCATTATGAGCGGTGAAGTTGTCAAAGTCAAAAGTTGGGAAGAATTCAAACGTTTAGTTATGGAAAAAAAGCCTAACTCCATTGTTTACAATATAGAACAGAACGGTTTGTCTCCGGCAAGAGAGCTTACAAACTTGAGACTAATAATACCATGCAAAGAATCGTATTACGTTTTCATTGATTTTTGCAAAGGAGACAGACTGAAAGAAACGGGCATATCTTTGCGCCGAGATAAGACGGGAAACCGCTACATTGACGAAAAAGACGTGATGCAATTCTTGAAAAATCAGTTTGGAGAAAAATTGGCAATTTGTTCTTACTGGACCATCTGACGTTTCTTTCGTGGAAAATATTTTCGGGTTCGCAAGCCAAGCTTGACAAGCGAAAGCATCAAGGGCACTTCCATTAACGGTCCTATAACTGTAGCCAATGCCGCTCCGGAACCAATACCATAAAGAGTAGTAGCAACGGCAATCGCCACTTCGAAGTGACTGCTTGAACCTATAAGAGTAGTGTCGATGGCGGTTTCGTAAGCCCAACCAGCAAAATAGCCTAGAAGATATGTCCACGTAATCATCGTAGCATAATGCAATAGGTTTGGAGCTGCAAGATAAGCAACCAAGAGAGGATTATTCAGAATTGTTTGCCCTTCAAAGGAGAATAAAACTATTAAAGTTGTTAATAGAGCAACAATGGAGATTTTTCCGATTATTGGCGTGTAAACGTTGGTGAACCACTCTTCACCTTTTTTATCTAATATCAGCTTTCGGGAAATTGCTCCTGAGACTATTGGTAAAGCTATAAAAAACAGCACACTCATAGCAATCAGATCCCACGGCACGGGAATGCTGCTTACACCTAAATACAGAGCCGCCAATGGAGCGTAAAGAAAGAGCATTAACAATGCATTGATTGCGGTATTTATCAATCCTTGTGCTAAATCACCTTTCGCGAGAAACATCCACCACATTACCATAGCAGTGCAAGGAGACAACCCTAAGAGGATGACTCCTGCAATGTATTGAGAATTTCCAGCCAAAATTGTGTTCGCGTAAAGTGTCATTAATGGTGGAGCTATGATCCAGTTAGCAATTATTGTAACGAGTAATGGTTTCGGTTTTTTGGCAGCCTTTTTGATATCGCTGAATCGTATTCCCACAACGGTTGGATACATCATGAAGAACAAGAGAATGCCTATCGGAATTGACAACTGCCCGAACTTAAGAGACTCCATAAATTCTCCGAATTGTGGCAGAAATCTTCCAACAAGCAGTCCAGCCACTATGCATATGGCTATCCAAAGCGTTAGGTATTTCTCGAAAATGCCAAGTTCGACTTTTCTGGTTGACGTGGGCTCTTCAGCAGAACTCAATTTTTCTCACTTCGACAAAATTACTTTACAACGAGTACACTAACAGGTGAGTCATAGCATATTTTGTTGCACACGCTTCCTATCAAATAGGCATGTATTGCGCCTATTCCTCTGCTTCCAACAACGATTAAGTCAAACTTTTCGTCTTCAGCCATGTCCGTGATGACTTTAGGAGTGTTAGGGTTCAAAACGGAGACAAGATTAAACTTAACATCATTGTTTTCTAGAATGGCTTTAGCCTTATCTAAGATTTTTTGGCTTACTTCCTGACCAGTAGGAGCGTGATAAACATTCACTACAGTTACCTGCGCAGAAAACTTCTGTGCAATTTGAATTGCTTGTTTCAGAGCTTTTTCCGCATACTCTGAACCGTCAACACCGACCAATATCTTTTTCAAGTGATGTTTCACCGTGAGCTATAAAAGGAACATATTAAAGTATTTAAATCTATTGTTACAATTCTCCAAGAGATAAATAACCAAGCATGTGCTTATCGCATGATGTGGAATCTGCGCAAGTTTTGAATTAATTTCGGGTCAGCTATCATGTAGTAAACCCATTTCCCTTCCTTTCTACTCCTTACTAATCCCACATTTTCTAATATTCCCAGGTGATGAGAAGTTGTGGGTTGTGTCAAGCCAAGCGCAATCATAATTTCGCAGACACACATTTCCCTAACTTCCAAAAGCTTCAAAATTCTTATTCTAGTCGCGTCACTTAATGCCTTGAAAAATTTACTTTGTTTTCCAGCTTCTTCTGCATTTGCAACTTCATCCGCAAGCTCTTTAAGCTCATCAGCGTATTTCAGTGGGTCATCATGGGGACATATTCCAGTGTTTACAAGCCGCTTAAGTCTTTTATCAATTTTTATCTTAGACATTTTGACCGTGATAATTTAACAAAACAAAATATTTAAATATGTTTTAAATTCGCGTTTTTACTTCAATTTAATAGGGCTCATCATCTTTTCAATTTGAATTCTAATCGCAACATTTTCTTCCAAGCTCAAGGGGGAGCAGTCATGTAACGATTTCTCGCCATTCAAGAGTTTTGCCGCAAAAGCGAAGCATCCTTGCTCTCCGCATTCTTTGCAGTTGGTCTTCGGCAGTTTTTCGTAAATCTTTGTTGGATCAAGTTCCTTCTTTGCCTTTATCAACTTGGGTTCAGGTTTTCCATGAATTTTGAGGTAGACGAAAGCATGGTTTATGAGGTTTTTTGCTTCTTCTATCAGTTGTTCCGCTTCGCTTCTATCTTTGACGTAGGTCATTCCGATTCTTCCAGTCGAAAACATTGTTATCAAATGCTGCTTGTATCTATAGCTCAAAGCGCCTAGTTTCTCAGAATATTTCGCGTTTGGAATCGCAAGATAAAGAATAGGAAGCACATCCTCAAGAGGCTTATCAGCGTGAGCCAAAAACTTAATCTTTTCAGGGTCTGCAGTGCAAGGCGTTATCTCCTTTATCTCAATCTTTTTAACTAAAACCTCAGGAAACAAAAGTTCCATGAAATCATCAATCTTCATTTCTGTTCCTCTCAAGAATAATTTCTTCAAGTTCTTTCTCGTCAAAATCCACGGGAAGCTTAACTGCACCATCAACTACTACGCATAAGCCTTGCACTCCGTACTTAGAAGCCTCAGGTGACTTAAGCGACTTCATTTGAACTTCAACGAAATCTTTGAATCTTGAGGTTACATTACCGATTTTATCCATAAAAGGGGCAAAATCACAAGCACAAGAGCCGAAGGGCACAAAGACCTCAATCTTCACCTTACTTTTTTTAGTCATATCAAACCTCTCAGTGTGAATCCAACCATTACGATGCCAATTATGAGAAAAACAATTCCAAAGCCTTTTGTTAACAAATCACCTTTTTCAGATATTCTTTGGCTTATAGCCTTCCTAGCTGTTGCGAGCAAAGTACTCAGCAAGATTACTGGTAACGCATGACCTAACCCAAACATAAAGAGTAGAAAACCGCCATGAAAAGGAGTAGGCGCTGTTAGTATGGTCAGCAGGATGGCGGGTAATACTATGGACAGTGAGCATGGCCCTAATGCTATAGAGATGACTAGTCCGAAAAGAAAGGAGCTAATTATATAATTATACTTTGAAAAGCCTGTTAACGCATTCAGTTTGAGGGCGTTTATCCGCTCGTTTAAAGAATTGCTAATATTGATTGCAATGTTAGTTTTTTTGAGATACCCTAAATTGTTAATTCCGAAAATTATGAGAATAGCACCAGCAATTCCAAGGAACATTGGATAATTTACCATACTTAACGGAATAAGAGAGGTTATAGCATAGCCAAGGAAAAAGAAGACAAGACACATGGCCAGAGTAAAACTCACTCCAATGACTACCCCTTTCAAAATATTTTTACCGACGCCTACCGCAAAAGTAAGATAAACTGAGATAAGAGCAATGGAACAAGGTGAAAGGAAAGTTGCGAGTCCAAGAAGGAACAAGCCAAAAGCTTCTTCAAACATGTTCTATCAAACCTCTAGAAGTTGATTTATTTTAGATGCCACAATATCTGGCGCTATCTGCTCTGTGTATACTTGAGCTACATGGAATGATTTGTCCACTAAAATAACACTTCCATCACGAATCGAGTAAGCAGTATAAGTGTTCACTATGTCCAATATCTGATCGTCATAATCATTACCCAAAATCCATGTAACGCCATAACTACTGCGGATACTCGCAAGCTGACTATTTGGGCATGTTGCAACGGCAACAGTCACTATAACGAACGGGTGACCTACGCAATAAGTGTTACAGAGACTCTTTAGCTGCCTGAGTTGATGTTTATTTATATCATAAATTTGTCCACTGCAACCCACCGCCATAAAATGAACGATGATGACTTTTTCGCTGTCTTGATTTAAAGTAAATTGTGTCCCATTTATGTCCCTTATAGAGAATGCTGATGCTAAACCCGTTGATGCCGAAGTGCTTGCAGCGCCACCTATTGACGGAGGAAGTTGACTAATATAATATTGCCAATAACCATATACTCCAAATATCATAATAGCCAGACAAAATGCTCCAAGAATCTTCCATTTTAACCACTTTCGTGGTTTTTTAACAGTTTCTCTTTCTTTCCTTATCTGATATGCTTCTTGCGACCTTTGCTGTTTTACTTGCCTTTTTCGCTGCTTTTCCTTCCAGCTTTCCCTTTTCTTTCGTTTTGTCGGCATACTTCCCATCCTTAATTTTAAAGCTAATTTGGATTATGACTTGTGTAGAGTTTGTATACTCTTTTCTCTTTCACAGTTTTCATTGCTTTTTTCGACAAGAATTCCAAAGACTGAACAATTTCTTCAAGAAGCTTAAGTGGAACTCCTATAAACATGTGCTCGGCCGGTGTATCTGTAGCTTCTCGACAACCATAACAGCCAGGGCTTATGTTAATTTCATCAGTTAAATATGGCACAACAGTCACATCAACACAACAGCATTGGAAAATAGAAGAGCTAAAGTTGAGGCGTCCCCCTTCTTTGAAGTTTCGGGCGAGGCAAAGCCACATAATTTGTTCAGGAAGCCCCTCAACCACGATGACGTCAGGAGTTAAGGGAAAATTTTCCAAAGGTCCAGCAACCACCGCCTTCGTTGCTCCAAGCTTTATTTTTGGTGTCATACTCATTGTTTTTGCTGCTGCTTGTTTACCTTGGAAAAGTCCTAGAGTGCAAAGCATTTCACCGCTAGAAATTTTTTCCGGCAATGGTGCAAATCCTAACGCTGCTTTTGCAGCTGGACAAGCTAAATCTTCAGAAGTCAACATTAGAGTTTGCCCTTTTCTTGCAAGCATGAGAAGCTGACAATATCTAGATTTCTGCTGTGGAGATTGTATGTTAGGATGCGGCTCTTCTGTTTTAACTATTTTAACAGCTATCACCGGTGAATCTAAACCCAAAATCTGTCCAATTTTTCTGCTGAGAATCTTGTTTTCCACAGCTCTAATTCCCCAATCTCATTACTGTTACAGTCTTGCCTCGTTTATGACTATTTTAGCTATTTTCTTGACATCTGCTTGATATATGTCAAGTATAGGCACCTTTTGCAGATACTTTGATATGTCTATCTCATAGTCTATTCTTTTTCCAGCTTTCTCCATAACTTTTGAAGCACACTTGTTGCCACATCCGTT encodes:
- a CDS encoding ABC transporter permease — its product is MSQFTEQFKRSFVIAKKNIKIYYSKGPVIIFGLVFPLFLALAYVIGRNIPLREVLPGIIGMTTFFTATSVGPSIVPWETRSKTLERLLCCPVAFWTIIVGDMLASFIFGLVISIFPLILLLTFNVGLLNFVALLLGLVTANLCFSALSVLLSAYPPTDIPATSMMLSSLVKFPLVFISGVFIPIEQLPEWGRIIASFSPLTYFTDLARQFIMDKGYYPIMLDYIMILIFASIFMFAAIKLHERTLTKRLS
- a CDS encoding PadR family transcriptional regulator — protein: MCGSNRCHCRHDYPERGWIQFLMLRILYEKPMHGYQLLEEIEERSCGCHKLEPGSIYTLLRRMEERGLLESKWEKTEGGPDKRVYKVTKNGVEALRMGLKSIVQRKLLFDDLARFYKEHFAKEKGGEK
- a CDS encoding Fe-S protein, which gives rise to MKIDDFMELLFPEVLVKKIEIKEITPCTADPEKIKFLAHADKPLEDVLPILYLAIPNAKYSEKLGALSYRYKQHLITMFSTGRIGMTYVKDRSEAEQLIEEAKNLINHAFVYLKIHGKPEPKLIKAKKELDPTKIYEKLPKTNCKECGEQGCFAFAAKLLNGEKSLHDCSPLSLEENVAIRIQIEKMMSPIKLK
- a CDS encoding translation elongation factor-like protein; its protein translation is MSEEEVVEVGRVTHFFPKISVAVIELTKPLSVGDTILIKGPTTDFEQVVESMQIEHKNVQQAKAGQSIGLKVAERVREKDMVYKKL
- a CDS encoding ATP-binding cassette domain-containing protein produces the protein MNFAIEVKNLTKHYEDVTAIDHINFEVKKGEIFGFLGPNGAGKTTTIRILTGLIKPDTGKASVANHDILKNPIEAKQRIGIVPEVSNAYIDLSAWENLTLIGKLYGVPKSKIQENTIQLLKEFGLYEVKNKLVKGFSKGMKQRLLLCMALVNDPEVLFLDEPTSGLDVESARVLREKITQFNKEGKTVFLSTHNMEEANQLCHRIAIINHGRIAAIDTPENLRIQSMELQYIEVILDKPVDLQIFSENPNVKKAFFAGNKLRISTANPSAVIEFLADFAKQKGIRILSLNTMMPSLEDVFIKLIKEKEVALK
- a CDS encoding cupin domain-containing protein; amino-acid sequence: MKENEKEMKIINLKKFVEFSPEKGVLNTMEKRKSVKKDLMKTENYNLVLICLNVGQEIPSRPEPYAVCFQILECSGTFTVGNEEADLSSGEMLFVPANMPRGIKSKERLVLLGIQDPH
- a CDS encoding tRNA (N(6)-L-threonylcarbamoyladenosine(37)-C(2))-methylthiotransferase, giving the protein MRVFVKSFGCSTNLADGEVLAGCLAEAGYALVSDFSEADIIVYNTCAVKGPTESRMIEMLRRVPKSKKLIVAGCLPLINFERLCREVPFDGVVGPAAGNAIVKVVKQVSNGKRTVFLEDALKAKPSLNLPCVRINPVIGIIPVNYGCLGSCAYCCVVFARGRLRSYSVQEVVERVKRDLASGVREFWLTSQDTACYGRDIGTNLAELLEALCTVEGDFKIRVGMMTPNLAMDMLEDLIRAFKNEKVYKFAHIPVQSGDDQILKRMRRFYSIEEFKKIVNAFRASFPQMTVATDVICGFPGESGEAFEKTLQLIEEVKPDIVNVSKFFVRPRTVAAEMQADFVSLGEIKRRSSEAAKVARKVAFEKNQRWVGWEGEILVNEMGKVAGSWVGRNFAYKPVAVKGNGNLLGKNLRVKVVRAFSTHLEGEIFE
- the arsB gene encoding ACR3 family arsenite efflux transporter is translated as MSSAEEPTSTRKVELGIFEKYLTLWIAICIVAGLLVGRFLPQFGEFMESLKFGQLSIPIGILLFFMMYPTVVGIRFSDIKKAAKKPKPLLVTIIANWIIAPPLMTLYANTILAGNSQYIAGVILLGLSPCTAMVMWWMFLAKGDLAQGLINTAINALLMLFLYAPLAALYLGVSSIPVPWDLIAMSVLFFIALPIVSGAISRKLILDKKGEEWFTNVYTPIIGKISIVALLTTLIVLFSFEGQTILNNPLLVAYLAAPNLLHYATMITWTYLLGYFAGWAYETAIDTTLIGSSSHFEVAIAVATTLYGIGSGAALATVIGPLMEVPLMLSLVKLGLRTRKYFPRKKRQMVQ
- a CDS encoding winged helix-turn-helix transcriptional regulator, which encodes MSKIKIDKRLKRLVNTGICPHDDPLKYADELKELADEVANAEEAGKQSKFFKALSDATRIRILKLLEVREMCVCEIMIALGLTQPTTSHHLGILENVGLVRSRKEGKWVYYMIADPKLIQNLRRFHIMR
- a CDS encoding DUF5320 domain-containing protein, yielding MCGESCCRPGHHHEHHGHGICMGYHMPLMDVNEEVKMLEEYKEALTKRLEKVNKRLEALKR
- a CDS encoding universal stress protein, producing MKKILVGVDGSEYAEKALKQAIQIAQKFSAQVTVVNVYHAPTGQEVSQKILDKAKAILENNDVKFNLVSVLNPNTPKVITDMAEDEKFDLIVVGSRGIGAIHAYLIGSVCNKICYDSPVSVLVVK
- a CDS encoding DUF169 domain-containing protein; this translates as MENKILSRKIGQILGLDSPVIAVKIVKTEEPHPNIQSPQQKSRYCQLLMLARKGQTLMLTSEDLACPAAKAALGFAPLPEKISSGEMLCTLGLFQGKQAAAKTMSMTPKIKLGATKAVVAGPLENFPLTPDVIVVEGLPEQIMWLCLARNFKEGGRLNFSSSIFQCCCVDVTVVPYLTDEINISPGCYGCREATDTPAEHMFIGVPLKLLEEIVQSLEFLSKKAMKTVKEKRVYKLYTSHNPN